The Candidatus Manganitrophaceae bacterium sequence CCTCTGTGAGATTGAGCCCAGAGAGCAGCCCAGCCCTAATCCCGTGATTTCGGAATTAGAAACCGCCGATGGCTAGCGCGAGACCCATCCACCTAAAATTACTGCGTTACCGGCCAACAGTCTCCTCACCGTACGGGCGAGTACACTTCGGTTACTGGTCTTGTCTTCGCAGCCGACTTGGCATTTTTCCCCAAGATCAGTCGCTGATCGTGAGGTACAAACTTGCTGTATGAGTATTTTAGGCATAGATTTTACTCATGTATGATTTTCATATGACTATAAAAAAAGTGCTTCAAATTTTAAAAAATATGGTATTGATTTTGTTACCGCACAAGTACTTTGGCTGGTTGAGCGTCCTGAAGAAAAATCTGCGAACAAGGCAAATGCACTCGGACAGTAAAAAGCGCCGCTCCTTCACGAGCAGGGGAGAAGCCTTTGCCGAACTTGTTCCCTGTGTCGACCCGAAGAAAAAGGACAAGGCTGAGGCGGTGCAGAAGATGAAGGCCTTCATGCTGGAGAATCCGGTACGTGGTGTGAATATCAAGGAACTGATCGAGCAGCGGCGTTCGCGAAACGGTAGAGTCCCTACCTCTTGATCACCGAAAGGCTGTTTCCGGTGGGATCTAGGCCGTCTATGGTTGCGCCCAGCTGGTCCATCTGCCGGATGTAGTCGATGACCTCGGTCGTGATGATTTCGCCGGGGATGAGAAGGGGAATGCCGGGAGGGTAGACGGTGACGATCTCCGCGCAGACGGCGCCGCGAGCCTGCTCAAGGGGAAGAGGTTCATGATCTTTAAAGTAGGCCTCCCGGGGGGTGATCCCGGTTGGCTTTCCGAAGGGTGGAAGCCCGACCTCTGCAGATAGGCGTTTCGGCAGTCTTGTCCCGTGGTATTTCTTCGACATCTCCCGAAGGGCATCCACCAAACGGTTCAGGTCGTCTTGCCGGTCGCCGATGCTGACGATCACCAGGATATTGAGGGGATCGGCCATCTCCACCTGAATGTGGTAGTTGTTATTCAAGATCCGGGATGCCCGGTAGCCGGAGAGCCCGAGATCCTGTACTGAGATGGTCAGTTTCGTGACATCGAAATCTCCCTTTTCCAAGGGCTGTTTTTTTTTAAGGGCATTCCGGTCAAAACAAAAGAGGCCCGGAATCCGGTTGATCCTGCTTCGCGCTTCTTCTGCAAGTTGAATCGTTTTTTCAAGAAGTTTTTCCCCTTCCGTTGCCATCTGCATCCGTGCAAGATCAAGCGAAGCCATTAAGATATAGGAGGGGCTGGTGCTCTGGATAAATCGGATGGCTGAGGCCAACGCGGCCATGTCCATTCGCCCTCCTTGGGCGTGGAGCATAGAGGCCTGCGTCATGCCGCCGATAATTTTGTGGGTGCTTTGTACAGAGAGGTCGGCCCCGGCCTGCATCGCGGAAATCGGGAGCCTGGGATGAAAAGACAGATGGGGGCCATGGGCCTCATCTACCAGAACCGTGAGTCCTTTTTTATGGGCGTAGGGGATGATCGCTTCCAAGTCGGCTGTGATACCGTAATAGTTTGGCGTGGTCAGGATGAGCGCCATCGCCGCCGGGTTGGCGTCGATGGCGGC is a genomic window containing:
- a CDS encoding aminotransferase class I/II-fold pyridoxal phosphate-dependent enzyme codes for the protein MINEEQFKTPLFDAMVALAESRKVSFHTPGHKSGKGISTRFRKFVGPNIFSIDLTSLDEVDSLQKPRGVIKESQELAARAYGADRSFFLLNGTSGGNHAMMLASCHPNDQVLIARNAHKSVLAGLIFSGARPVFFSPAVDKDLKLTLNVTAADTRAAIDANPAAMALILTTPNYYGITADLEAIIPYAHKKGLTVLVDEAHGPHLSFHPRLPISAMQAGADLSVQSTHKIIGGMTQASMLHAQGGRMDMAALASAIRFIQSTSPSYILMASLDLARMQMATEGEKLLEKTIQLAEEARSRINRIPGLFCFDRNALKKKQPLEKGDFDVTKLTISVQDLGLSGYRASRILNNNYHIQVEMADPLNILVIVSIGDRQDDLNRLVDALREMSKKYHGTRLPKRLSAEVGLPPFGKPTGITPREAYFKDHEPLPLEQARGAVCAEIVTVYPPGIPLLIPGEIITTEVIDYIRQMDQLGATIDGLDPTGNSLSVIKR